One genomic region from Anopheles bellator chromosome 2, idAnoBellAS_SP24_06.2, whole genome shotgun sequence encodes:
- the LOC131207943 gene encoding protein Wnt-4, with product MSDDEVVKSTAGGVSSSGKWAAAPAFRQRTVLVGLLIVSALCCLIECNDVITSKGESPSVPAKNTVMAVFSPITKSPGPCRYLVGTRKQNHQCRRDIGLPEAIKEARRLAVTHCEEQFRYYRWNCSIETRGKRNIFKKVYRETAFVHALTAAAITHAVARACAEGRMSKCQCASERKPEATRLAWRWGGCSDNVKHGKRVARNFLELQQPLDDDPVLDMLRHDSEVGIQAITSAMTDRCKCHGVSGSCSMKTCWRRLGDFNTTAAMLRTKYHLAIRKIPVNNKTARRSAPREFRPKETIYDQLYYFETSPTFCSVTRGRRCLHPDNCATLCCGRGYTTKVIKTIEKCRCRFTNGRCCQVVCDYCEKYEDRYYCK from the exons ATGTCCGACGACGAAGTGGTGAAATCGACGGCCGGTGGGGTGTCTTCGTCGGGCAAATgggcggcggccccggcaTTCCGGCAGAGAACCGTCCTGGTCGGTTTGCTGATCGTGAGTGCGCTCTGTTGTCTCATCGAGTGCAACGATGTTATCACATCCAAGGG GGAGTCACCTTCGGTGCCGGCGAAAAACACGGTGATGGCCGTGTTCAGCCCGATAACCAAATCGCCCGGCCCGTGCCGGTATCTAGTCGGGACACGGAAGCAGAACCATCAGTGCCGGCGCGATATCGGGTTGCCGGAAGCGATCAAGGAGGCGCGCCGGCTAGCCGTCACGCACTGCGAGGAGCAATTCCGGTACTACCGGTGGAACTGCTCGATCGAGACGAGGggaaagcgaaacattttcaaaaag GTTTATCGGGAGACGGCTTTCGTGCACGCTCTCACAGCGGCCGCCATTACGCACGCGGTGGCACGAGCCTGCGCCGAGGGCCGGATGAGCAAGTGTCAGTGTGCGTCCgagcggaaaccggaagcgacgCGCCTGGCCTGGCGCTGGGGCGGCTGTAGTGACAACGTGAAGCACGGGAAGCGCGTGGCACGGAACTTTCTCGAACTCCAGCAACCCCTGGACGATGATCCGGTGCTGGACATGCTGCGTCACGACAGTGAG GTTGGCATCCAGGCCATCACGAGTGCGATGACGGATCGGTGCAAGTGCCACGGAGTGTCCGGTTCGTGCTCAATGAAGACTTGCTGGCGGCGACTGGGTGACTTCAACACGACGGCCGCCATGCTGCGCACCAAGTATCACCTGGCCATCCGGAAGATTCCGGTGAACAACAAAACTGCGCGCCGTTCGGCCCCGAGAGAGTTTCGTCCCAAG GAAACGATCTACGATCAGCTGTACTACTTCGAGACGTCACCGACATTTTGCTCGGTGACACGTGGACGCCGCTGCCTGCATCCGGACAACTGCGCCACGCTTTGCTGCGGTCGCGGCTACACCACCAAGGTGATCAAGACGATCGAGAAGTGCCGTTGCCGATTCACCAATGGCCGCTGCTGTCAGGTGGTGTGCGACTACTGCGAGAAGTACGAGGATCGGTACTACTGTAAATAG